A single genomic interval of Mucilaginibacter robiniae harbors:
- a CDS encoding M28 family metallopeptidase, translated as MSTVKNSLWLGALLACMAFTASAQNNQEGLSSFSTTSYGNYVKAISADAFEGRLPFTSGETKIINYLQQQFKALGLEPGNKGSYFQEVPMVSISTTPKATMTINTPNSSFDLQGLQDYVLWTRRATPSIDLNKEQLVFAGFGISAPEFKHDDYAGLDVKDKIVVVLVNDPGYYDAQQFKGKTMTYYGRWTYKFDEAARHGAKGCLIIHDTGPAAYGFGVVANSWKATKLYLDSRGHETYKCAIEGWLTLPATEKVLQAASTDYKTLLNKALQPGFKAEALPLTASTSLTVKAQYKQSHNVVAKISGSKKPDECIIYSAHWDHLGIGKPDAKGDSIYNGAGDNASGTAALLELAKAFKSVKTKPERSILFLAVTAEEQGLWGSAYYAENPIFPKNKTVADINMDMLFAFGKTKDISLIGAGQSDLEDYLAEAAKQQGRYVAPEPDPSQGLYFRSDHFNFAKVGIPALYTETGIDLVNKGKEYGRKLHEDFTATTYHKPSDEYNPATWDMSGTMQDLQLLFTVGKKLAYSTTLWPKWKPNSEFRAVRENYMK; from the coding sequence ATGTCAACTGTAAAAAATTCTTTATGGCTAGGCGCATTACTGGCCTGCATGGCCTTTACTGCTTCTGCCCAAAATAACCAAGAGGGTTTATCTTCTTTTAGCACGACCAGCTATGGCAATTATGTAAAAGCTATATCTGCCGATGCATTTGAAGGTCGCTTGCCTTTTACCAGCGGCGAAACCAAAATTATTAACTACCTGCAACAGCAGTTTAAAGCATTGGGACTTGAGCCTGGCAATAAAGGCAGCTACTTTCAGGAGGTGCCTATGGTATCTATCTCTACTACCCCGAAAGCTACCATGACCATTAATACGCCAAACAGCAGCTTTGATTTACAGGGCTTACAGGATTATGTGTTATGGACACGCCGCGCTACACCATCTATCGACCTTAACAAAGAGCAACTGGTATTTGCAGGTTTTGGTATATCTGCCCCGGAGTTTAAGCATGATGATTATGCCGGCTTAGATGTAAAAGATAAAATTGTAGTGGTGTTGGTGAACGATCCGGGCTATTATGATGCACAGCAGTTTAAAGGCAAAACCATGACCTACTACGGCCGTTGGACTTACAAATTTGACGAAGCTGCTCGCCATGGGGCTAAAGGTTGCTTAATTATTCATGATACTGGTCCGGCCGCTTACGGGTTTGGCGTAGTGGCGAATAGCTGGAAAGCTACCAAACTATACCTGGATAGCCGCGGTCATGAAACTTATAAGTGTGCCATTGAGGGCTGGCTTACCCTGCCAGCTACCGAAAAAGTATTGCAAGCTGCTAGTACTGACTACAAAACTTTGTTGAATAAAGCTTTACAACCCGGCTTTAAGGCCGAAGCGTTACCGTTAACTGCAAGCACTTCGTTAACAGTTAAAGCTCAGTATAAGCAATCGCACAACGTGGTGGCTAAAATAAGCGGCAGTAAAAAGCCGGATGAATGCATTATTTACTCAGCGCATTGGGACCACTTGGGCATTGGCAAGCCAGATGCAAAAGGCGACAGTATTTACAACGGTGCAGGTGATAATGCCAGTGGTACAGCTGCCTTGCTTGAACTGGCTAAGGCTTTTAAAAGCGTAAAAACTAAACCTGAGCGCAGCATTCTCTTTTTAGCGGTAACCGCTGAAGAACAAGGACTTTGGGGATCTGCTTATTATGCTGAGAATCCTATATTTCCGAAAAACAAAACTGTAGCCGATATAAACATGGATATGCTGTTTGCTTTTGGCAAAACCAAAGATATTTCCCTGATTGGCGCAGGGCAGTCGGATTTGGAAGATTACTTAGCAGAAGCAGCCAAGCAACAAGGCCGCTATGTAGCACCTGAACCTGATCCGTCACAAGGCTTATACTTCCGGTCAGATCATTTTAACTTTGCAAAAGTAGGCATACCGGCATTATACACGGAAACAGGTATTGACCTGGTAAATAAAGGCAAAGAGTACGGCCGTAAACTGCACGAAGATTTTACCGCCACTACATACCACAAACCATCTGACGAGTACAACCCAGCCACCTGGGATATGAGCGGCACTATGCAAGACCTGCAATTACTATTTACCGTAGGCAAAAAACTAGCTTATTCCACTACTTTGTGGCCTAAATGGAAACCCAATTCAGAATTTAGGGCTGTAAGGGAAAATTACATGAAGTAA
- a CDS encoding DUF3887 domain-containing protein, with translation MIKKLLWIVCLVACTASAFAQTEPTAYRSVVNRFMLYYNRNQADSVFAMFGPEAKATMPVEKNRQVLTQLQAQIGGLQQATFAGMAQNVATYKADFQKSTLTMKISLANDGKISGLFFDNYQSAKTNVPAAASLGANEMPLSVKTLAGTINGTLALPKQATGKVPVVLIVAASGATDRDGNKPKLNLMPDTYKLLATNLAQNGIASLRYDKRQVDPTLTAAKEKNMHFSDLVDDAVTLVTQLHDDPRFSKVVVLGHSEGSLVGMLTCDGQPVNGFISVEGESESGDKILMEEAKAQPEFIRNNLKAVIDTMRKGKVNEVVDPSIYSIARTSIQPYLMSWMYIDPIKVIKRMKQPILLIQGTNDLQVSTANGEKLKKAKSEAKLVTITGMNYVLRDAPTETERNIATYNQPGLPLKPELITTIVDFVNSLK, from the coding sequence ATGATTAAAAAGCTTTTATGGATAGTATGCCTGGTTGCCTGTACAGCCAGCGCCTTTGCACAAACCGAGCCCACAGCTTACCGTAGCGTAGTAAACCGGTTTATGCTGTATTATAACCGCAACCAGGCTGATAGCGTATTTGCTATGTTCGGTCCTGAAGCTAAGGCTACTATGCCTGTAGAAAAGAACCGGCAGGTACTAACACAGTTGCAGGCTCAGATAGGTGGTTTGCAGCAGGCTACTTTTGCGGGTATGGCGCAAAATGTAGCAACGTACAAAGCCGATTTTCAAAAATCAACTCTGACTATGAAAATAAGTCTGGCTAATGATGGTAAGATTAGTGGGTTGTTTTTTGATAATTATCAGTCGGCAAAAACAAATGTACCAGCAGCTGCCAGCTTGGGCGCTAACGAAATGCCGCTGTCTGTAAAAACGTTGGCCGGTACAATTAATGGTACATTAGCCTTGCCGAAACAGGCTACGGGCAAAGTACCTGTAGTGCTGATTGTTGCTGCTTCAGGAGCTACAGATCGCGATGGGAACAAACCTAAGTTGAACCTGATGCCGGATACTTATAAATTGCTGGCCACAAATTTAGCCCAAAATGGTATTGCTTCATTACGATATGATAAACGCCAGGTTGACCCAACGCTAACAGCAGCTAAAGAAAAGAACATGCACTTTAGCGATTTGGTAGATGATGCTGTAACACTGGTTACGCAGCTGCATGATGATCCAAGATTTTCTAAAGTAGTGGTGCTGGGGCATAGTGAGGGCTCGTTGGTGGGTATGCTAACCTGTGATGGCCAACCGGTTAATGGTTTTATATCTGTTGAGGGAGAAAGCGAATCGGGCGATAAAATTTTGATGGAAGAAGCAAAAGCACAGCCCGAGTTTATTCGTAATAATTTAAAAGCAGTAATTGATACTATGCGCAAAGGCAAAGTAAATGAGGTTGTAGATCCCAGCATTTACAGCATTGCCCGTACCAGCATACAGCCTTACTTAATGTCGTGGATGTATATTGATCCGATAAAAGTAATCAAGCGCATGAAGCAGCCTATTTTGCTAATACAAGGTACTAATGATTTGCAGGTGAGCACTGCTAACGGCGAAAAGCTGAAAAAAGCAAAATCGGAAGCTAAGTTAGTGACTATAACTGGCATGAATTACGTACTTCGTGATGCACCGACGGAAACTGAGCGCAATATAGCTACCTATAATCAGCCCGGGCTACCACTTAAACCTGAACTGATAACAACGATAGTGGATTTTGTAAACAGTTTGAAGTAG
- a CDS encoding M56 family metallopeptidase, translating to MITYLLNYMLCSGVLLLAYHLLLKNKAIYAFNRFYLLFSLVFPLVVPLIVVPQHNALVNTIPPIQHQPATYFVLIPEPISSPQPSKVSESTVNYSAYVGFTIYALVAGLLLFRFIRNLYAIGLSVRQNEKILYQQAQLVLMAKPLMPHSFFHYIFLNQHDYHSNQIEPAILQHELAHVQQYHSADIILLELIQLACWFNPILWLYRNAIQLNHEFIADATVLSYNYNTVAYQHLLLNKAYQTPSLNLTSQFNYSITKQRLIMMTKKTSATQAWLTRVAMVPVIATATLLFCIKTEAMQQLPTGKKQQATKHYSTLSNVTLQTTEPINEKLLKGYPCTQKGVSNVLLEEYTKLAKQYQSVYKKGQMNHSQDQQPSAARNRMEQIFKQMSRTQQRNQEIGFILPPPKAPRIAPTQKQLNAWLDAHTYGLWIDDKHVDNTELNRYKPEDFGQVFISPLTKNAINYKNYKYQVGLMTLNYYKQYKNRKTIGSIMYHHMPAASKSTSSQIVSEAVPLHAFQAPDSTSERKYSSKWKKNAQATDRYIFSDKGIPANRYD from the coding sequence ATGATAACCTACTTGCTTAATTATATGCTTTGTAGCGGTGTACTGCTACTAGCTTATCACTTGCTGCTAAAAAACAAAGCCATATATGCATTTAATCGGTTTTACTTGCTTTTTAGCTTGGTTTTCCCGTTGGTTGTTCCGCTGATTGTTGTTCCTCAGCACAATGCACTTGTTAATACGATACCACCTATCCAACATCAACCTGCTACTTATTTTGTACTGATACCCGAACCTATCAGCTCACCACAACCATCAAAGGTAAGCGAATCCACCGTAAACTATTCTGCTTATGTTGGTTTTACAATTTATGCGCTGGTAGCTGGTTTACTGCTGTTCCGCTTCATCAGGAATCTATATGCAATTGGCTTATCTGTAAGGCAAAATGAAAAAATACTTTATCAGCAGGCACAACTGGTTTTGATGGCTAAACCTTTAATGCCTCACAGTTTTTTCCATTACATCTTCTTAAATCAGCATGACTATCACAGCAACCAAATTGAGCCTGCTATATTGCAGCACGAACTAGCCCATGTTCAGCAATATCACTCTGCCGATATTATCTTATTAGAACTGATTCAGCTTGCTTGTTGGTTTAACCCAATTTTATGGCTATACCGAAATGCCATACAGCTAAATCATGAGTTTATAGCTGACGCAACCGTACTTAGTTATAATTACAACACAGTTGCTTATCAGCACCTGCTGCTTAATAAAGCTTATCAAACCCCAAGCTTAAACCTCACCAGTCAATTCAATTATTCTATAACTAAACAACGATTAATTATGATGACTAAAAAAACTTCTGCCACTCAGGCCTGGCTGACCAGAGTGGCCATGGTACCTGTAATTGCTACAGCTACACTGTTATTTTGCATTAAAACTGAAGCTATGCAACAGCTCCCAACCGGCAAAAAGCAACAGGCAACCAAACACTACAGTACATTAAGTAATGTAACCCTGCAAACAACCGAGCCTATTAACGAAAAGCTTTTAAAAGGTTACCCTTGTACTCAAAAAGGTGTATCAAATGTGTTATTGGAAGAATACACCAAACTTGCAAAGCAATATCAATCGGTGTATAAAAAAGGACAAATGAATCACAGCCAAGATCAGCAACCTTCAGCTGCCCGCAACCGAATGGAACAAATATTTAAGCAGATGAGCCGTACTCAGCAGCGGAATCAAGAAATAGGCTTTATATTACCTCCACCTAAAGCACCTCGAATCGCCCCTACTCAAAAGCAACTAAACGCATGGCTTGATGCACATACTTATGGTTTGTGGATTGATGACAAGCATGTAGATAATACCGAACTGAACCGCTATAAACCTGAAGATTTTGGCCAAGTATTCATAAGCCCTTTGACAAAAAATGCTATCAATTATAAAAATTATAAGTATCAGGTAGGTTTGATGACCCTAAACTACTACAAACAGTATAAGAACAGAAAAACTATAGGCAGTATCATGTACCACCATATGCCAGCTGCCAGTAAAAGTACCAGTTCACAAATTGTAAGCGAGGCCGTTCCTCTTCATGCTTTTCAAGCTCCTGATAGTACAAGTGAGCGCAAGTATTCATCCAAATGGAAAAAGAATGCTCAGGCTACTGATCGTTATATTTTTTCAGACAAAGGCATACCTGCAAATCGTTATGACTAA
- a CDS encoding BamA/TamA family outer membrane protein — MRLKLTYILLFFTLPMCLTAQERKTSRLTHRHTDSVDNVMVDTTMMVNGVPQKDLYDEVKKLFHKKPHPGKSDSITSKPVFTGVPAVGYTLQSRFALTLSGNAAFRLSPMAKVSTITASAAYTQNKQFTMPIESNIWTKHNHWDFIGDIRFYKYPQSTFGLGSQSYIGNEDPMDYTFFRFYETVLRQVTGNLYAGAGYIIDEHWNISDIGTKNGGPNDYRQYGAQSHTVSSGFTLNALMDSRDNSINPSKGFYTALQYRTSYGFLGSTRNWNSLIVDVRKYYHFPVSSRNVIAFWNYDWLVLSGKPPYLDLPSTSWDAYSSTGRGYIQGRFRGAQMVYLETEYRFGITANGLLGGVVFLNGQSFSAAPGSHLQAMQPGFGPGLRLKLNKISKTNISVDYGFGREDSKGVFINIGELF, encoded by the coding sequence ATGAGGTTAAAACTAACTTATATACTGCTGTTTTTCACTTTACCGATGTGCCTAACCGCGCAGGAAAGAAAAACATCGCGCCTTACCCATCGGCATACTGATAGTGTGGATAACGTTATGGTAGATACTACTATGATGGTAAATGGTGTGCCGCAAAAAGATTTATATGATGAAGTAAAAAAGTTATTTCACAAAAAGCCTCATCCGGGTAAAAGCGATTCGATTACCAGCAAGCCGGTATTTACCGGGGTACCAGCTGTAGGTTACACCTTGCAATCCCGGTTTGCACTTACCTTATCAGGTAATGCAGCGTTCAGGTTATCTCCAATGGCTAAAGTATCTACCATTACAGCTAGTGCTGCCTATACGCAAAACAAGCAGTTTACTATGCCTATCGAATCCAATATCTGGACTAAACATAACCATTGGGATTTCATCGGCGATATTCGTTTTTATAAATATCCGCAAAGCACATTCGGTTTGGGTTCGCAATCGTACATCGGTAATGAAGACCCGATGGATTATACCTTTTTTCGCTTTTATGAAACTGTGCTTCGGCAAGTAACCGGCAACTTGTATGCAGGTGCGGGCTACATTATTGACGAACACTGGAACATCAGCGATATAGGTACTAAAAATGGTGGACCTAATGACTACCGGCAGTATGGTGCACAATCGCACACTGTTTCTTCCGGCTTTACTTTGAATGCTTTGATGGATAGCCGGGATAATTCTATTAACCCATCAAAAGGCTTTTATACGGCTTTGCAATATCGTACCAGTTATGGCTTTTTAGGGAGTACTCGTAACTGGAACTCGCTAATTGTAGATGTGCGTAAATATTACCATTTTCCGGTATCATCGCGTAATGTAATTGCTTTCTGGAATTACGATTGGCTGGTGCTTAGCGGCAAACCACCTTATCTGGATTTACCTTCTACTTCGTGGGATGCATACAGCAGTACAGGTCGGGGGTATATACAAGGGCGTTTTCGCGGGGCGCAAATGGTGTACCTGGAAACTGAATACCGGTTTGGCATTACTGCTAATGGGTTATTAGGTGGCGTAGTCTTCTTGAACGGGCAATCCTTTTCGGCAGCACCAGGCAGCCATTTACAAGCTATGCAACCTGGGTTTGGTCCGGGGTTACGTTTAAAGCTTAATAAAATCTCAAAAACCAATATCTCGGTTGATTATGGCTTTGGCCGTGAAGATTCAAAAGGTGTGTTTATTAATATTGGAGAACTGTTTTAA
- a CDS encoding BlaI/MecI/CopY family transcriptional regulator, translated as MKLTTAEEQLMEMIWSQDKLFMKDIVDSYPEPKPALTTIATLLKRMQDKNFVAYHLMGNSRQYYALVKKEDYFSNHIGGLIRNFFGNSALQFASFFTKETDLTADELESLKKIIDEQINQKNQ; from the coding sequence ATGAAATTAACAACAGCCGAAGAACAATTAATGGAAATGATATGGAGCCAGGATAAATTGTTTATGAAAGATATTGTAGACAGCTATCCGGAACCAAAACCAGCCTTAACAACCATTGCCACCTTGCTGAAACGAATGCAGGATAAAAACTTTGTGGCTTATCACCTGATGGGTAATTCAAGGCAATATTACGCACTGGTAAAAAAGGAAGACTATTTCTCGAATCACATTGGTGGCCTGATTAGAAACTTTTTTGGCAACTCGGCTTTACAGTTTGCTTCATTTTTCACCAAAGAAACCGACCTGACCGCTGACGAACTGGAGAGTCTGAAGAAAATCATTGACGAACAAATTAATCAGAAGAACCAATGA
- a CDS encoding SRPBCC family protein, giving the protein MKFIIQAITQLSGLTFLKLFIHLYVVITDTFNFMENNELKLGAEKDFAVPVEKLYQAWITPEDLKQWWKPSENHLTTVNLDVREGGKFKYEFEGKDHQIALAITGDYKEVKPNEKLMYSWNWDIPTDTIKPSDHELTIEFVANGDGSKIKVTQKNFQDDESITPHQEGWDKALNDLQAYLNQK; this is encoded by the coding sequence ATGAAGTTTATCATTCAAGCCATCACACAACTATCAGGTTTGACCTTTTTAAAACTATTCATTCATTTATACGTGGTTATTACTGATACATTTAACTTTATGGAAAACAACGAATTGAAACTTGGTGCGGAAAAAGATTTTGCTGTTCCGGTAGAAAAGTTATACCAAGCATGGATAACACCTGAAGATTTGAAACAATGGTGGAAACCATCAGAAAACCATTTAACTACAGTTAATCTGGATGTTCGTGAAGGTGGTAAATTCAAATATGAATTTGAAGGCAAAGATCATCAAATTGCACTTGCTATTACTGGTGACTACAAAGAAGTAAAACCTAATGAAAAATTAATGTATAGTTGGAACTGGGATATACCAACAGATACCATTAAACCCAGCGACCATGAATTAACTATTGAGTTTGTAGCTAATGGTGATGGCAGTAAAATTAAGGTAACCCAAAAGAACTTTCAAGATGATGAATCTATTACGCCACATCAGGAAGGTTGGGATAAAGCCTTAAATGATTTACAGGCTTACCTGAACCAGAAATAA
- a CDS encoding DinB family protein, whose product MPDNHQTVVDETIKFLQGGSAHAHLDDALADLPAEQRGQKPYGLPYSIWQLVEHIRIALWDMLEFSKDASHQSPKWPDEYWPKENEPADEVAWTKSIQQIKSDSQSLIELVKTRDIYTPIPHGDGQTILRETLQAADHTAYHVAEIIIIRRLLGSWKSS is encoded by the coding sequence ATGCCTGATAATCATCAAACCGTTGTTGACGAAACTATAAAGTTTTTACAGGGTGGCTCTGCCCATGCTCACCTAGACGATGCCCTAGCAGACTTACCAGCTGAACAACGCGGACAAAAACCGTATGGATTGCCTTATAGCATTTGGCAACTGGTGGAACATATACGCATAGCTTTATGGGATATGCTGGAATTTAGCAAGGATGCCAGTCATCAATCGCCTAAGTGGCCGGATGAATACTGGCCCAAAGAAAATGAACCAGCTGACGAAGTTGCCTGGACAAAATCAATACAACAAATTAAAAGCGACTCACAAAGCTTAATTGAACTGGTAAAAACCCGAGATATTTACACGCCTATCCCACACGGCGATGGGCAAACCATTTTGCGCGAAACGCTGCAAGCCGCCGATCATACGGCTTATCACGTAGCAGAAATTATTATTATCCGCCGTTTGCTGGGTAGCTGGAAATCTTCGTAA
- a CDS encoding DUF885 domain-containing protein, translating to MSNFYKYLFKKMIPAAACLSITLVCCKKDGSGPTESDKGSEAFNAYTNHFLEALWKEQPDWGTQVGYHKYDSLLVLPTEANRQHLLKFTRVETDSLLRYNLGSLPEASRIDYQIIQNKLQEMQWGLQTLKDYEWDPGYYNEIGTFAYMLNEHYAPLDKRLRNFYEKMANLPIYYKEAQKQVKNPAPELTSLAVDQMNGGLSVFEKDFADSLKKTKIPEATQKLMLDRAKQSVEAIKGFTSWLTNLKSTKPRSFRLGRDLYQDKFKYQIQSNYTPQQLYNAAVERKKYLHHEMGKLSVQLWPKYFGKAAMPKDTLDLIARMIDTLSAKHVKPEDFQSAIEKQIPKLTAFVKEKDLLTLDPSKPLVVRKEPAYMAGVAGASVSAPGPYDKNGNTYFNVGSLAGWSPERAESYLREYNQYIMQIFCMHEAIPGHYTQLVYANKSPSLIKAVFGNGAMIEGWAVYTEQMMLDAGYGNNEPELRLMWYKWHLRSVCNAILDYSVHTSGMTKDQAIKLLTHEAFQQQAEADNKWKRVSVSSVQLTSYFTGYQEIMDLRNAYQKKLADKYKLKDFNEKFLSYGSAPVKSIKESIMGNKQGAKD from the coding sequence ATGTCCAACTTTTATAAATACCTGTTTAAGAAAATGATACCGGCGGCAGCCTGTTTAAGCATTACCTTAGTTTGCTGCAAAAAAGACGGTTCTGGCCCTACTGAAAGCGATAAAGGCAGCGAAGCATTCAATGCCTATACTAATCATTTTTTAGAAGCTTTGTGGAAAGAGCAACCTGATTGGGGCACGCAAGTAGGCTATCATAAATACGACAGTTTGCTGGTACTACCCACCGAAGCCAACAGACAGCACCTCTTAAAATTTACTCGTGTAGAAACCGATTCATTGCTGCGCTACAATTTAGGTAGCTTGCCAGAGGCCAGCCGGATTGATTACCAGATTATTCAAAACAAGTTGCAGGAAATGCAATGGGGCCTGCAAACTTTGAAAGATTATGAATGGGACCCGGGGTATTATAATGAGATAGGTACGTTTGCTTACATGTTGAACGAGCATTATGCTCCGTTAGATAAACGGCTACGTAACTTTTATGAAAAAATGGCTAACCTGCCGATTTACTACAAAGAAGCGCAAAAGCAAGTTAAAAATCCGGCACCTGAATTAACCAGTTTAGCTGTTGACCAGATGAATGGCGGGCTTAGTGTATTCGAAAAAGATTTTGCTGATTCGCTCAAAAAAACCAAAATACCGGAAGCTACCCAGAAGCTAATGCTGGATCGGGCTAAACAATCCGTTGAGGCTATTAAAGGGTTTACCAGCTGGCTAACTAACCTGAAAAGCACTAAGCCGCGTAGTTTCAGATTAGGACGTGATTTGTATCAAGATAAGTTTAAGTACCAGATACAATCCAACTACACCCCTCAGCAGTTGTACAATGCGGCAGTTGAACGAAAGAAATACCTGCATCATGAAATGGGCAAATTGAGTGTGCAGCTGTGGCCTAAGTACTTTGGGAAAGCAGCTATGCCTAAAGATACATTGGATTTGATAGCCCGCATGATAGATACCTTATCAGCCAAACACGTAAAACCGGAAGATTTCCAATCGGCCATTGAAAAACAGATTCCTAAGCTGACGGCCTTTGTCAAAGAAAAAGATTTACTGACCCTCGATCCATCCAAACCTTTAGTTGTACGTAAGGAGCCCGCTTACATGGCTGGCGTAGCTGGAGCGTCGGTAAGTGCACCCGGACCTTATGACAAAAACGGTAACACTTACTTTAATGTGGGCAGCTTGGCTGGCTGGAGCCCAGAACGGGCCGAAAGCTATCTGCGCGAATATAACCAGTACATCATGCAGATTTTCTGTATGCATGAAGCCATACCGGGTCATTATACGCAGTTAGTGTATGCTAACAAATCGCCTAGTTTAATCAAAGCTGTATTTGGCAATGGTGCTATGATAGAAGGTTGGGCCGTATATACCGAACAAATGATGCTGGATGCGGGCTATGGCAACAATGAACCCGAATTACGCCTAATGTGGTATAAATGGCACCTGCGCTCGGTATGTAATGCCATCCTTGATTATAGTGTGCATACCAGTGGCATGACTAAAGATCAAGCAATTAAATTGTTAACCCATGAAGCTTTTCAGCAACAGGCCGAAGCGGACAACAAGTGGAAACGGGTAAGTGTAAGCAGCGTACAGTTAACCAGCTACTTTACCGGCTACCAGGAAATTATGGACTTACGCAATGCTTATCAGAAAAAACTAGCCGACAAGTATAAACTGAAAGACTTCAATGAGAAATTTTTAAGTTATGGCAGTGCACCAGTAAAAAGCATTAAAGAAAGCATAATGGGAAATAAGCAAGGTGCGAAAGATTAA